Sequence from the Pristiophorus japonicus isolate sPriJap1 chromosome 10, sPriJap1.hap1, whole genome shotgun sequence genome:
CTTAAAACTTCAAAGctacattcccccaccccccccccaccacacactgttgAATGTCATATTTAACCCTTCAAGTACTGAGCATTCTTTGTAGCCCGCACAGCTTGTGTATGTGCTATCGCCAATAGGTTATCTGCGACAAATGTTTTGACATAAAACAACAAGGGGAGTACAGTTAAGGGAATCATAGAATACTGCTCAATTCACCTTTACTGTGGGAACTAAAAAATGAAAAACTTATTGTAGCTTCATTTTGGTACAGAAATAATGGTACTTCTCAGTCACGATCTGGACTTGAGGGAAAGTAAagacatgggctggattttccactcccTTGCATctctgttagcaccccggaggggcggtaaagggcATTTCGGCAGGCGTCCAGCTTTTACTGCCCAGTCGGAAAATTCGGCTCATGGATTGCAGCGGTGccctgccctctagtttcactggaatcatgacgtcaatcgtcgtgcaatgctccgGATGCAAAATTATGCCCAAACGTCTCATTatacgcgcccccccccacccaggaaATGCCTCAAAAACCAGGcaatcccagggtgcagcaggtggtattagCGGCGTATAATTGAGGGAGGaggctcctacatcgcaggtcacactgactgcaacagttgcgcacagcacgctgcgtgaagctctgtCTCGAGAGtggtacttttatctgccattacagtgtccttacatcgctactgaaagaatttaatgggggcattattgGTTCGCCAGTGTTTCATCCTCCATGCTATTGGTAGGTGGCaacaagggctcttggccatgtcgggccacagAAGAGAGGCCAAaaatgtctggggaggagggcttacccccatgagtttacaggccCCAATGCTCAGACCTccaagctctctgaggagcagtgtgcgagAAGGCtatgcttccaaaaggaagtgctgacagagatatgccatctcctacaggcagaccgatgcctggaccattctggaggcagccttcaatactccccttaaCAGGTATCCAAAttaactgtggtgtgctgcatcttgcacagcttggccatcatgaggggccaggcattgccagtggagattgcaggCCCACTTCAGGAGAAcgatgacgaagaggagcctggcaaggcccccattggatagccacaccatccacgggggaggcagcgtggagatgctgctggaccaaggtCATAATGGACCGGCTCCTAAATGGGGGAaattgagggatggagctaatactggacacgctatgtgcccccataaaggcacatctctggtgaacgttggaataatgcacaagacaccaatggcaaaggatgaatcataacttttactgcaacaaagtagcaAAAACTTCCCTCACCAAAAGAAAACCCATACAATACACAactttatgttgcagggcactgaacaacaatgaagttccttaaaacAACAAATCAATTTACAAGGGAAATAAACAAAAACCAGGGCAGCTACACAACAATGCCCTACACATTATTCTGGCTTGCCCTGCGCTTTTCCACTCCTACCCTTTACCCCGctcccacacctgctgctcctcctcaatcaagcctcagtgcctacagcaagtctgcttgagggctgctgtgtaagGGGGCAGACAGTGCAGATGGCCTAGGATGACGACCTGGACCAACTCTGCGCCCGGAAGGACCACCTGCGCCCTGGTAAGTTGAAACGCGTCTGCGCAATGCGTGACGTGTCGATCTTTTGTAACACCGAaattttcggctggggcgcaaaaGCTTCCTTGTGTAACGCTCAATTTTGCGACACCGAtcgtggaacctcattttttgccaaattttgcagGTGACGGCGCAAGCTTTTTCCAGGCAGCATCAGGATCCGTCTCTCCGCCATTACCGCCGTGaagtctcaaaagccgaaaatccagtccatagaTTCGATCAGCCTAGGTTTCTTCATTAAAATTCCTTTTGAAGTTGTAGAGTTGGTCACATAttattgtcatcataggcagtccctcggagtcgcggaagacttgcttccactctaaaaatgagttcttaggtggctgaacagtccaatacgagagctacagtcccagtcacaggtgggacagacagtcactgaggaaaagggtgggtgggactggtttgccacatgctccttccgctgcctgcgcttgatttctgcatgctctcggcgatgagactcgaggtgcttagtgccctcccggatgcacttcctccacttagggtggtgtttggccagggactcccaggtgtcagtggggatgttacactttatcaggctttgagggtgtccttgaaacgtttcctttgcccacctttggctcatgttctgtgaaggagttccgagtagagcgcttgcttcgggagtcttgtgtcaggcatgcgaacaatgtggcctgcccaacggagctgatcgagtatgatcagtgcttcaatactgaggatgttggcctggtcaaggacgctaatgttggtgcatctgtcctcccaggggattttcaggatcttgtggagacatcgttggtggtatttctccagcgatttgagatgtctactgtatatggtccatgtctcagagccatacaggagggcgggtattactacagccctgtagaccatgagctaggtggcagatttgagggcgtgatcttcaaacactcttttcctcaggcgaccgaaggctgcactggcacattggaggcagtgttgaatcgggtcgtcaatgtctgctcttgttgataagaggctcccgagatatgggaaatagtccacgttgtccaggactgcaccgtggatcttgatgactgggggggcagtgctgtccggcggggacaggctggtggaggacctttgccttacgaatgtttagtgtaaggcccatgctttcttacgcctTAGTGACGAcgctgactatgacttggagttcagcctctgaatgtgcgcagacgcaggtgtcgtctgcatactgtagctcgacgacagaggttggggtgatcttggacctggcctggagatgacgaaggttgaacaggttcccactggttctgtagtttagttccactccagcggggagcttgctgagtgtgaggtggagcatagcagcgaggaagattgagaagagggttgaagcgatgacgcagccttgtttgagccCAGTCTagacgtggattgggcctgtaatggatccgtcggtaaggatcacggcttgcatgtcatcgtggagcaggcggaggatgttgacgaacattTGGGAgcacccgaaacggaggaggacgcttcatagaccctcgcggttgacagtgtcaaaggcctttgtagggtcaaagaaggccatgtacaagggttggtgctgttccctgcatttttcttgcagcagtCGCGTCGTAAAAATCATGACCGTCGTACCCCGTAgggaacaaaatccgcactgtgactccgggaggagctccttagccacagggagaagacggttgaggaggactccaacaacgactttcccagtgactgaaaccagggagattcctctgtagttgccgcagtcgaacttgtccccctttttaaagatgtttTCTTAATTAAAATTCCTTTTGAAGTTGCAGAGCTAGTCACATATTATTGTACTTCAATCTTTATATGTTGTCCCATATATCGTAAATTCAGTCACAGTTTTGGAATCTGCTGCAAGAATAAAATGTAAACTTGTCTGATTCAGACAACCAGTCCAAAAAATTAATTCTTTGACTTCAAATCGATAGCAAATCATGACTCAGATTATTAGCCTTCTGTCCCTTTCTTTCCGCAACTGAATGTGGCCATTTATCCCTCCTCGACGCCTTCCCGCGAGCCCAATTCTCGCTGCTATTCGTCGTCCGCCAACACCTCCCGATCGACTCGCGTGTTCTCGTAGAGAAACAGGAGGCGATCAACCTCGGCCGGGGCCAGCTGGTTGCGCTTGGCGCTCACCAGGTTCCCGGCCGCGCCGAACAGGCGCTCGGTGGGGATGCTGGTGGCGGGAATGCACCAGTACTTCTGCAGCAGTTTGCTGAGGGTGGGGAACAAAACCACGCGGTCCGACCACCAGCGCAGCGGGTCGGCACCCAGCTCCAGCACCTTCTGCGACTTGAAGTTGTTCAGCTCTTCCACCACCTGGGCGTGCCAGCCGTCTTGGTCTTCGGCGGCGCCGCCCACCTGCCCGAAGATCTCCGCCAGCATGAAGTTGATGCTGCCGGAGCCGCAGGGCTGCAGCGACGCCATGCGCTTCTTCGGCGGTGGCTCTTCGAGGGCAAAGCTCCCCTCGGCTCTCGCCgagccctccttccccttctccaggAGGCCGATGGCCTCCTCCAGGATGTGGTTCTCGACCTGCTTCACCTGCGCGGCCAACAGGAAGGGGACTTTCTTGTACCTGGGATCGAGGAACGTCGCCGAGTGCAGGAAGAGCTCCAACTCCGGGGACAGCTGGTAGACGTCGGACAGCTCTTTGGCGATGGTCTCCTTCACGGCACCGAGCAACTGGGAGTCCGAGTCGTCCACTTTCAACGTGGAGTGCAGCAGGACGTGGAGGAGGGGCTTGACCGTGCTAATGATGGGGTACTTCCACCCGCCCATCATCACGGCGGCTTGTTGAAACGGCTGCAGCAATTCCACCAGCCCTTCTATGGTGTTCCACTCACCGGCCTCCGGCATCAAGTGGTAATTCATGCTGTCTTCCAAGAGCACGGCCGCGATGGCGGTTTGTTGCTCCCTCAGGCGCTGCAGCATGGACAGGGTGGTCCCCCACGTACTACAATCATTGACTAGCTGGTGCTGCAATAAATACTGCTGCCTCTGCTTCTCTCTCAACACATAGGCCGCCCGCGGTGTCACTTTGAAGTACTCCACCAGTTTGTTGCACCTCAGAAGCAGCGTGGAGAGTTTGGGGAGTTGGAGCGCCCGGTTGATCCCCAGGTTGATGGCGTGACCGAAACACGGCATGTGCACCGGCAGGTTCAGAAGGGAGCAGGCGCTGACCACATTCTCTCTGCCGCTGTTGGTCGTGGCGCCCAGCACGTTTTTGCTGATGCCCCATTCCCTGAAGGAGTCGACGAGGGCGTGCGCCAGGTTCTCCGCCGTGTACTCGTCCGCCACCTCGAAGGTGGCCAGGCACTTGGAGGCGAACTTCAGGCCGCTGGCCGCCCCGCCCAAGAAGTGGGCCGTCAAAGACATGTAGCAGCGGTTGCGACCCTGCGCCACCCAGAGATCGGCGGTCACACCGCACCACGCCGCCACAGCCAGCTCCTTCTCCACGGCAGCCCGGGTGATGTGGTACCGCTCCGGGATGGCTTTGGTCGAGAAATACTTCCGGCCGGGGAGCTCAAACCTCGGGTCGGCCATCTTAAGGAGCTTTTTGAACGTCGGCTCCTCTACCACAGAGACAGGATACAGCCCCTCGCAGATGAAGTTGGTGACCACAGACGTCAACTCTTGGTGCCGTTTACTGTCTTGGCTGTAGCAGGTCTTGAGGATCGCATCTTGGATGCTCGGGTGTGTGCCTTCGGACTCCGGTTTCAATAAGCTGGAGGTAAACGGCTCCCTTGCCTGCTCGGCATTGCTCTTGACCACTTGGTAGAAATCGCTGGGATGATTCTTCTCGAGGTGGTAGGCCAGGTTGGAGGTGTTTCCTGAGTAAGCAATTTGAGCCCGGCAAATTCGGCAATAGATTTTCTTCCACTGCATTATGCATCCTTCCGCGTCCGTGTCAAACCCAAAGTACTTCCAAACTTTACTTTTTGCTCTTGGGTGACACACCAGCTTTAGATCAGAGGCAGCGCATTCCGGAATATTGTTCTCCATGGCGCCTCACACGCAATTCTACACATGGAGCCGTCATTCACTTAACGTCAACCTGCCAACCAAAGAGAAGAGACGATATGACATTcaagtttcttttttttttaaacaaagacaCACTATTAAGAGTTTATAGACTGTGGTCGAACATTAATAACCTACCTGATCAATTCCTAAGTACAAAGAAACGACAACACTGCAAAACACGAAGACAGGGCAACTCAAAAGGATGACTCGCGAGCCGACGAGCAAATTGGATTTGCCGAGCAAGTATGCCGACTGATGCGTTAAGACAGACGTACAGTGCAAAACCTGAAATGTTTAACGTATGGGCAGGCTTGCATACTGtttacacactggcagctattatcCTTGTCAGTCGCAAGATGCCAAGACGGTCACTGAAGATCGCCTTTGCAAAGTGGAAAGAAAGCCTTGCCGCGCCGATAACTACTCAAGAAGAAATGTTTCTGTTCAAAATTTAACACCTGCTCAACAGGCAGGAAAGACCGATTGCAGGTGAAAAATCTGCTGAGATTCTTGGTATGGGCTCACACAAGAACAACAGCCACTTGGACACGAGAGAAGGAGTAGTGGCCATCACACCCTAATATGAACTCAATGTCTTCGAAAGAAAGGTGAAAAGCTGGAGAGAAAAAAGATGTTAGTAGCCCACTCCACCAAGAGCAACATACTTGCTTTTGCACTGGAGCAGTTATTATTTGGGACAATTCAAGCAGagcaccacacaagtaccaggtaatgactagctccaacaagagagagagtctaaacaccgccccttgacattcaacggcattaccgtcaccgaatcccccaccatcagcatcctggggggtcaccattgacgggaaactggaccagccacataaatactgtggctacaaaaggtcagagctgggtattctgcggcgagtgtctcacctcccgattctccaaagcctttccatcatcaggggtttgatggaacactctccacttgcctggatgagtgcagctccgacaacactcaagaagctcgacac
This genomic interval carries:
- the LOC139275274 gene encoding E3 SUMO-protein ligase ZBED1-like, producing MENNIPECAASDLKLVCHPRAKSKVWKYFGFDTDAEGCIMQWKKIYCRICRAQIAYSGNTSNLAYHLEKNHPSDFYQVVKSNAEQAREPFTSSLLKPESEGTHPSIQDAILKTCYSQDSKRHQELTSVVTNFICEGLYPVSVVEEPTFKKLLKMADPRFELPGRKYFSTKAIPERYHITRAAVEKELAVAAWCGVTADLWVAQGRNRCYMSLTAHFLGGAASGLKFASKCLATFEVADEYTAENLAHALVDSFREWGISKNVLGATTNSGRENVVSACSLLNLPVHMPCFGHAINLGINRALQLPKLSTLLLRCNKLVEYFKVTPRAAYVLREKQRQQYLLQHQLVNDCSTWGTTLSMLQRLREQQTAIAAVLLEDSMNYHLMPEAGEWNTIEGLVELLQPFQQAAVMMGGWKYPIISTVKPLLHVLLHSTLKVDDSDSQLLGAVKETIAKELSDVYQLSPELELFLHSATFLDPRYKKVPFLLAAQVKQVENHILEEAIGLLEKGKEGSARAEGSFALEEPPPKKRMASLQPCGSGSINFMLAEIFGQVGGAAEDQDGWHAQVVEELNNFKSQKVLELGADPLRWWSDRVVLFPTLSKLLQKYWCIPATSIPTERLFGAAGNLVSAKRNQLAPAEVDRLLFLYENTRVDREVLADDE